The Streptomyces nigra genome includes the window GTCACCGGTCTCGAAGGCGGCGGTGCCCTGCCGGAACAGGGCGTCGTCGTGGGCGGCGTCGGCCGCGGACACGACGAGGAGGTCGTACTCCAGCTCCACGGTGGTGTGCGGCCGGCCCGGGTCGTGCGCGGTGACGTCGGCGTGGACGGTGGAGGCGAAGCCGTGCGCGTGGCCCGGCCCGGCCGTGCCGACGACCGCGACGACGGCCGCGCACAGGGCGATGAGAATGCGGCGAACCCGCTGTGACATGGTGCTCCTTCAGGTTTCCGGAGCACCGTGCGTGCCGTGGATGAACAGCGCTGGTCGCCCCGGCGAAGCCTCGGACAACAAGCCCTCTTCGGCGTCCACGTGGGCGTCGGACGGCGCAGGATGAACGCCGCACCATCCGTCACTGCTCCGAGGGACGATCGTCTTGCGTTCACCGCTTCGGATCGCCGCCGCGCTGGCGGCGGTCGCCGCACTGGTCACCGGCTGCAGCTCCGCCGACGCCTGGTCGGAGCCGCACGCCTCCCCCACGCCCGTCGGCGCCCTCGGCCCCGGCTTCGTCGACCCCTCGGCCTCCCCGACCCCGGAGGCGACCGTGACCCCGAGGCCGGGCTCCTGGGACGACGTCCACCCCCCGGCGGGCTACCGGGTGGTCCTGGTGACCGCCGGGCACGACCGCCCGACAACCGCGCTCGTGACCGCCGTACGGGACTGGGCGCGGGAGGAGGACGTCGACCTGCGCACGGTGACCGCGGACGATCCCGGCCGCCATATCGCCGCTCTCACGCGGGCCATGGACATGGGCCCGGACCTCGTCGTCACGGCGGGCAACGACCTGGTGGACCCGCTGGCCGCGGTCAGCCCCAGCCATCTCGCCCAGCATTTCCTCGTCGTGGGCGCGGAGTTGGCCGAGCCGACGGAGAACGTCACGGCCGCCGACTGGACCGGGGCGTCCTTCCGCGGCGAGGGGCTGGGCATGTCCTCGGCGTACGACGCCCGCTCGTTCACCGCCGCACGCTGCGCCGCCGCCGTCAGGGCGGGAGTGGCGGCCGTGCTCAGCGACCTGACCGGGATCGTGCTCTGGCTGGACGAAGTGGCGTAGAGCCTCCGGGCGGCGAGGGTGGTACGCGCTGTACCAGGAAAAGCCGTGGCTCCCGGCGGCGCTCCCGGAACCGCAGGATCGACTCCGTGACCCGGCACCCCCGTGCCGGCCCGAAGCGGAGGAACCAGCATGCCCACGACGTTCATCACCGGAGCCAACAAGTCCCTCGGTCTGGAGACCGCCCGCCGTCTCGTCGAGGCCGGGCACACGGTCCTCGTCGGCGCCCGCGACCCGGAGCGCGGCCGGGCCGCCGCCGCGTCGGTCGGCGCACGGTTCGTCCGGATCGACGTCACGGACGACGCCTCGGTGGACGCCGCCGTCGCCGATGTCGCCGCGCACGAGGGCGGCATCGACATCCTGATCAACAACGCCGGGGTCCTCGGCCGGGTGGGCCCCGTCGAGGAGTTCACGGCGGCGGACATGAGGGAGGTGCTGGAGGTCAACGTCGTCGGGATCGTCCGGGTCACCCACGCGTTCCTGCCGTTGCTGCGCACCTCGCCGAACCCCGTCATCGTCAACGTGTCCAGCGGCATGGGCTCCTTCGGCCTGACGCAGGACCCGGACCGGGTCGAGTCGCGGTACGCCCTGCCGCTCTACAGCGCGTCGAAGGCCGCGGTCACCATGCTCACCACGCAGTACGCCAAGGAGCTCAAGGACATCCGGGTCAACGCGGCCGACCCCGGCCAGACCGCCACTGACTTCACCGGCGGTGTCGGGCACTCGGTGGCCGAGGGCGCCGAGTCCATCGTGGCCCTCGCGACGATCGGCGCGGACGGCCCGACGGGACGGTTCGTCGACCGGTCCGGCGAACTCCCCTGGTGAGCCCCCGGCCGGCCTGATCAGGCCGACGTGATCGGGCCCGCACGGTCGGCCGGACGACGATCTCGCCGACGTCGACGCCCTCGGGCTGCTCGATGACGTACCCGATGGCCGACGCGACGGCCGACGGGGGCATGGCGCCCTCGTCGCGCTGCTCGACCAGGGCGGCCGCGCCCTCGGGGGCGGCGCCTGCCCTGGACGGCCTCACGGTCGGCCCCTGACGGGCGGGACCCGCGTCCCGATCCCGATCGACACCATCTCTGTCAGAACCATTGACAACGATGTCAAAGACGTGATCTAGTCCCCTCCGATCCAGCCGGTGCCACTGATCGCCTGTCAAGCGCGTGCAATGAAAGGTGACTTCGACGTGAAGGACGTGGCCGAGGAACAGGAGACCGCTTCCATGCACAGACCCCTGCACCATCGACTGCGTGAGCGCGCGTCGACCGTGCTCGCCGCGCTGCTCGTCACCGGCGCCGCCTTGAGCCCGGCGCCGGCCGTCGCCCAGGGCGCCGCGGACACCGGCGAACTCACCTCGCTGGTCAACCCGTTCATCGGCACCCAGAACTTCGGCAACACCTTCCCCGGCGCGAGCGCCCCGTTCGGCATGGTCCAGGTCAGCCCGGACACCGGCGGCCAGGGCGGCTACGACTACCAGCAGGACAAGATCTACGGCTTCAGCCAGACGCATCTGTCCGGCGTCGGCTGCTCCGTCATGGGCGAGCTGCCCCTGATGCCGACGACCGGGGCCGTGGACCGGGTCGACGCCGACGCCTACCGCTCGACGTACTCGCACGACGACGAGGACGCCGAACCCGGCTACTACCGCGTCGGATTGAAGACGTACGACATCGACGCCGAGCTGACCGCCACGGAGCGCACGGGCTGGCAGCGGTACACGTTCCCGTCGACCGGCCGCGCCAACGTCCTGTTCAACACGGGCAAGGCCAACCAGCGGGTGTACGACTCGGAGGTGCACGTCGTCGGTGACCGCACCGTCGAGGGCCGGGTCGAGGCGGGCAACTTCTGCGCGGGCAAGGACCGGCACACCGTCTACTTCACGGCGACCTTCGATCGGCCGTTCGCGTCGCACGGCACCTGGCGCGGCAGTACTCCGGCGCCCGGCGAGCGCGACGCCGCCGGTGAGGGCGGCAACGGTGCCTGGGTGACCTTCGACGCGGCCACCGACCGGGACGTCGTCGTCAAGGTGGGGCTGTCGTACACGGGCCTCGAGGGCGCCCGTAAGAACCTGAAGGCGGAGACGGGCGACTCGTACGACTTCGACGCCACACGGAAGGCCCTGCACACCACGTGGGAGCGGCAGTTGGAGGCGGTCCGGGTCACGGGCGGCCCCGAGGAGCGGCAACGGGCCTTCTACAGCGCGCTGTACCACGCGCAGCTGCACCCGAACCTCGCCGGTGACGTCGACGGCCGGTACGCGGGCTTCGACGGCAAGACCCATACGGCGTCGGGCTTCACGCCGTACCAGAACCTGTCGCTGTGGGACACGCACCGCCCGCAGAACCAGTTGCTGCAGGTGCTGCAGCCGAAGGTGGCCCGGGACGTGGCGCTGTCGGTCGTGGCGATCGGGCGGGACGGCGGCTGGCTGCCGCGCTGGTCGCTGGCCAACAGCGAGACCAACATCATGACCGGCGACCCGGTCACCCCGTTCCTGGTCGAGGCCTGGTCCAAGGGCCTGCTGAAAGGCTACGAGAAGGAGGCGTACGCACTCCTGCGGAAGAACGCCACGAGCACCCCGCCGGACGATTCCCCCTACAACGGCCGCTCCGGCGTGGCCGCCTACCAGGAGCGCGGCTATGTCCCCAGCGGGCTGGAGCTCGGCAAGGACTGCGCGCACAAGGGCGGTGACAACGACTGCGTCCATCCCGCGTCGGCGACCCTGGAGTACGCGGCGGCCGACGCGTCACTGGCCCTGATGGCCAAGGCCCTCGGACACACCGCGGACGCCCGGATGTTCGCGGCGCGCGGCCAGTGGTACCGCAACCTGTGGGACTCGGACATCGGGCAGTTCCGGCCGCGCACGAAGGACGGCACCTGGCTGACCCCGTACGACCCGGTCGAGGCCGGCCACCAGTTCCACGAGGGCGGCGCCCACCAGTACCAGTGGCTGGTGCCCCAGGACCCGGCCGGACTGGTGTCCCTGATGGGCGGCAGGAAGGCCACCGAGAAGCGGCTCGACTCCTTCTTCGCCTACGACAAGCTGCTCGCGGACCCGGCCAGGACCGCCCGCGAGGACTGGATCTCGGCGCCGTACGACTACTACGGCAAGCCGACCTACAACCCGAACAACGAGCCCGATCTGCACGCCCCGTACATGTATCTGTGGGCGGGCGCGCCGGCGAAGACGGCCACCGTGGTGCGCGCCGCGATGACCCTCTTCACCGACGGTCCGGACGGCATGACCGGCAACGACGACCTGGGCACGATGTCCGCCTGGTACGTCTTCTCCTCGCTGGGCCTGTACCCGGTGACGAACGGCGGCGACTACCTCGCCGTGTCCTCCCCGCAGTTCCCGTCGGCGGAGATCCGCATCGGCGCCTACGGGAAGCGGCAGGGCGGCACCCTGACCGTGAAGGCGCCCGGCGCGAGCGACACCCGGCGGTATGTGCAGCGGGCGCGGTTCGACGGGAAGGACCTGCGCGCCACCTGGCTGGACTGGGACGCGGTCGCCGAGGGCGGGCGGCTCACCTTCGAGATGGGCGACAGGCCGTCGGCGTGGGGCACCGGCAAGGGGGCCGAGCCGCCGTCCGTGAACCGTGCGGCGGCCGACTCCCGCCGGCACCTCGACGCCTCGCTGCGCACCAGCGCGGACGTCGTCCCGACGGCGGACAGCGCCCAGAGCGTCCGCCTTCAGCTCGACGTGCTGGGCCAGTCGCCCGGCACGCTGCGCGCGGACGTCGACGCCAAGGCCCCGAAGGGCTGGACCGTGAAGACGTCCCCGGCCTTCTCCCTCGCCTCGCACCGGCTGCCGGTCCAGCGCACGGCGACGGTGGACGTGGGCGTGCCGGCCGGGACCGCGCCGGGCACGTACTCGGTGCGGATCACGGCGGCCGCGAAGGGTGTGAAGGCCGTGGAGCGCACGGCGACCGTCGAGGTCCGCGCGGCCGCGAAGTGTGCCACGGGTGTCGAGGACGTCTGCGCCGTCGACCTGTCGGATGAGGCGAACCACGACGGTACGGCGACCGTCGCCGCGCCCGACGAGGGCGACTTCGACGGCGGGGGCTGGAGCTACGACGCCGCCCTGCTGCCGAAGGCGGGTCCGGTCGTCTGGGACGGCGTCACCTACGACGCGCCCGACCCGTCGGGGACGGCCGCGAACTTCGTGGAGAACCGCGGCCAGGCCATGCTGCTCCCGGCCGGCTCCTACGGCACCCTGCGCCTGGTCGCCGCGTCCCACCACGGCCCGGTGTCCACGGCACTGACCGTCCGCTACACCGACGGAAGCACCGCCGAGGTACCGGTGACCGTCGGCGACTGGGCCGGGTCGACCCCGCAGGGCAGCACCGTCGTCCTGGAGATGGCCCACCGCATCAAGCACGGCCAAGGCGTCGACGGCCCGCCGGTCCGCCTGTTCGGGACGTCGGGGAAGCTGGACGACTCGAAGACGGTGCGTTCCGTGGGACTGCCGAACGATACGCGGGTGCAGATCTATGCGCTGACGCTCGGTTAGGGCCTTTCGTTTGGATCAGCCCGGCTGCGGCCAACGGGACGTGGTGACGTGCCCGAGCGGGGGCTGGTGCGTGCGGCTGCAAGGCGGAGGAGGGCGGCGACGCGATGGGGGCCCCTCCCGCGCGAGCGAAGCCGAGCGTGGGGGAGCCGGCAACCGACGACAACGCCGCAGATGCGCGTGCCGGCCCCCGCGACGCCGGGATGATCCAAACGAAAGCCCCTAGGTGTGTTGTCCGTAAAGTCGCGTCGTCCGCCCGTAGGGCGGGCGGCGGACACGGCACACCCGGGCGAGCGGGAAAGGTGTGCGGCGGCGAGACGGTCTGTAGTACCCCTGGACGGTCCGGAGTTTTCGCCGCCGACCCTCAGGAGGCGCCCATGTCCTCGCCGTCCGTCCGCCGTGTCATGCCCATCATCCGGTCGGAGGCCCTGGAGGAGAGCCGGGACTTCTACGGCCTCTTGGGCCTCGAGGAGGTCATGAACCACGGCTGGATCATGACGCTGGCCTCCCCGTCCACTCCGGCGGCCCAGATCAGCGTCATGACGAGCGACAAGACGGCCCCGGTCACGCCCGACGCGAGCATCGAGGTCGACGACGTGGACGCGGCCTACGCCGCGATGCGCGAGAGCGGCGCGGAGATCGTCCACCCGCTGCAGGACGAGGAGTGGGGCGTACGGCGCTTCTTCGTCCGCGACCCGAACGGCCGGGTGATCAATGTGCTGAGCCACCGCTGAAGCATTCGGGCCGACCTGCCCGCCTCGTGACCGAGGGGCCTCGCTCGCTTCGGGTCAGGAAGCGCGGCGGAAGACCGCGGCCGGGCCTATGACGCCCGGGCCGAACTTGTCACGGACGCGGTCGACGGCGTCCTCGGCGACCAGCCGTGCCTCGCGCGCCTCGTCCAGGCTGATCTGCTGGGCGACCTGGTCGGCGCCGACGAGATCCGTACCCTTGAGGGTGAGTCCGGTGAGCCGGCCGCGCTGAAGGCCGGCGGCGTCCATCAGCTGGTAGGCCATCGCCCGCAGATCGTCGTCGTGCGCGGACGCCTCCGGGAGGCGGCGGGTCCGCTCCCAGCCGCCGCCTCCGGCGAACGACAGTTTCAGG containing:
- a CDS encoding SDR family NAD(P)-dependent oxidoreductase gives rise to the protein MPTTFITGANKSLGLETARRLVEAGHTVLVGARDPERGRAAAASVGARFVRIDVTDDASVDAAVADVAAHEGGIDILINNAGVLGRVGPVEEFTAADMREVLEVNVVGIVRVTHAFLPLLRTSPNPVIVNVSSGMGSFGLTQDPDRVESRYALPLYSASKAAVTMLTTQYAKELKDIRVNAADPGQTATDFTGGVGHSVAEGAESIVALATIGADGPTGRFVDRSGELPW
- a CDS encoding GH92 family glycosyl hydrolase; this translates as MHRPLHHRLRERASTVLAALLVTGAALSPAPAVAQGAADTGELTSLVNPFIGTQNFGNTFPGASAPFGMVQVSPDTGGQGGYDYQQDKIYGFSQTHLSGVGCSVMGELPLMPTTGAVDRVDADAYRSTYSHDDEDAEPGYYRVGLKTYDIDAELTATERTGWQRYTFPSTGRANVLFNTGKANQRVYDSEVHVVGDRTVEGRVEAGNFCAGKDRHTVYFTATFDRPFASHGTWRGSTPAPGERDAAGEGGNGAWVTFDAATDRDVVVKVGLSYTGLEGARKNLKAETGDSYDFDATRKALHTTWERQLEAVRVTGGPEERQRAFYSALYHAQLHPNLAGDVDGRYAGFDGKTHTASGFTPYQNLSLWDTHRPQNQLLQVLQPKVARDVALSVVAIGRDGGWLPRWSLANSETNIMTGDPVTPFLVEAWSKGLLKGYEKEAYALLRKNATSTPPDDSPYNGRSGVAAYQERGYVPSGLELGKDCAHKGGDNDCVHPASATLEYAAADASLALMAKALGHTADARMFAARGQWYRNLWDSDIGQFRPRTKDGTWLTPYDPVEAGHQFHEGGAHQYQWLVPQDPAGLVSLMGGRKATEKRLDSFFAYDKLLADPARTAREDWISAPYDYYGKPTYNPNNEPDLHAPYMYLWAGAPAKTATVVRAAMTLFTDGPDGMTGNDDLGTMSAWYVFSSLGLYPVTNGGDYLAVSSPQFPSAEIRIGAYGKRQGGTLTVKAPGASDTRRYVQRARFDGKDLRATWLDWDAVAEGGRLTFEMGDRPSAWGTGKGAEPPSVNRAAADSRRHLDASLRTSADVVPTADSAQSVRLQLDVLGQSPGTLRADVDAKAPKGWTVKTSPAFSLASHRLPVQRTATVDVGVPAGTAPGTYSVRITAAAKGVKAVERTATVEVRAAAKCATGVEDVCAVDLSDEANHDGTATVAAPDEGDFDGGGWSYDAALLPKAGPVVWDGVTYDAPDPSGTAANFVENRGQAMLLPAGSYGTLRLVAASHHGPVSTALTVRYTDGSTAEVPVTVGDWAGSTPQGSTVVLEMAHRIKHGQGVDGPPVRLFGTSGKLDDSKTVRSVGLPNDTRVQIYALTLG
- a CDS encoding VOC family protein, yielding MSSPSVRRVMPIIRSEALEESRDFYGLLGLEEVMNHGWIMTLASPSTPAAQISVMTSDKTAPVTPDASIEVDDVDAAYAAMRESGAEIVHPLQDEEWGVRRFFVRDPNGRVINVLSHR